In Phaeobacter piscinae, one genomic interval encodes:
- a CDS encoding amino acid ABC transporter permease: MSAQQPKPRRADGKKDDFPWWLAAVLLIGGTLIWRVASDDLYLTILSTLMRGVQLTIFVTLISFFLASLLGLGLALAAGSRWLVIRQSARFYIEVVRGIPIIVLLLYVAFVLAPALVELRNWIGAHLGLDPIRTRNFPLLWRAIIALMIAYSAFISEVFRAGLQSVDEGQIEAAKALGLSRWHRFRFIVFPQAIRTILPPLGNDFVALVKDSSLVSVLGVADVTQLGKLTAVGNFRYFETYNVVALIYLTLTIGLSLLLRRFEKHLRRREERR; the protein is encoded by the coding sequence ATGAGCGCACAACAACCAAAGCCGCGCAGGGCGGACGGCAAGAAAGACGATTTTCCCTGGTGGCTGGCGGCGGTGCTTCTGATTGGCGGGACGCTGATCTGGCGGGTGGCCTCGGATGATCTCTATCTCACCATTCTCAGCACGTTGATGCGCGGTGTCCAGCTGACCATCTTCGTGACGCTGATCAGTTTTTTTCTCGCATCACTCCTGGGCCTTGGGCTGGCGCTTGCGGCGGGGTCACGCTGGCTGGTGATCCGTCAGAGCGCGCGGTTCTACATAGAGGTGGTGCGCGGCATTCCGATCATTGTGCTGCTGCTCTACGTCGCCTTTGTCTTGGCCCCGGCGCTGGTGGAGCTGCGCAACTGGATCGGCGCGCATCTGGGGCTGGACCCGATCCGCACCCGCAATTTTCCGCTGTTGTGGCGGGCCATTATTGCGCTGATGATTGCCTATTCCGCCTTCATCTCCGAGGTGTTTCGTGCGGGCCTGCAATCGGTGGATGAGGGCCAGATTGAGGCGGCGAAGGCGCTAGGCCTCAGCCGCTGGCATCGCTTCCGCTTCATCGTGTTTCCACAGGCAATCCGCACCATCCTGCCGCCGCTGGGCAATGATTTTGTCGCCTTGGTCAAAGACAGTTCGCTGGTATCGGTGCTGGGCGTTGCGGATGTCACGCAGCTGGGCAAGCTGACGGCGGTGGGCAATTTTCGCTATTTCGAGACCTACAATGTGGTGGCGCTGATCTATCTGACGCTGACAATTGGTC
- a CDS encoding transporter substrate-binding domain-containing protein gives MTFTWTGTALNTAAATAGAALLASAAIAADLPDLEGREVVVSVENAYPPLQFVEPSSGKAIGWEYDAMAEIAERINITVVYETTSWDAMIPAVSDGQYDMGMTGITIRDDRKEKVDFSDKYLTSQMRMIVAGDESRFDDAAGFAADADLLAGAQPGTTPFYVTVYDILDGDEANPRIKLFETFGAAIQALRTGDVDLALSDSTAANGYVQASEGALKIVGEPLGTEDFGFIFPKGSDLVAPINAAIAAMEADGTLDALNTKWFLEYKLGG, from the coding sequence ATGACATTCACATGGACTGGGACGGCGCTGAATACAGCGGCCGCAACCGCAGGCGCGGCCTTGCTGGCAAGCGCAGCTATCGCGGCGGATTTGCCGGATCTTGAGGGGCGCGAAGTGGTCGTGTCGGTGGAAAACGCCTATCCGCCACTGCAATTTGTTGAACCCTCCAGCGGCAAGGCAATCGGCTGGGAATATGACGCGATGGCGGAGATCGCGGAGCGGATCAACATCACCGTCGTCTATGAGACGACGAGCTGGGACGCGATGATTCCTGCCGTCAGCGATGGCCAGTATGACATGGGCATGACCGGCATCACCATCCGCGACGATCGTAAGGAAAAAGTCGATTTTTCAGACAAATACCTGACCTCGCAGATGCGCATGATCGTGGCCGGGGATGAGAGCCGGTTTGATGATGCTGCAGGTTTTGCCGCGGATGCGGATCTGCTGGCAGGCGCGCAGCCCGGCACCACACCGTTTTACGTGACAGTTTACGATATCCTTGACGGCGATGAGGCGAACCCGCGTATCAAGCTGTTTGAAACCTTTGGCGCGGCCATTCAGGCGCTGCGCACGGGCGATGTGGATCTGGCATTGTCTGACAGCACCGCCGCAAATGGCTATGTGCAGGCTTCGGAGGGTGCGCTGAAAATCGTGGGTGAGCCGCTGGGGACCGAGGATTTCGGCTTCATCTTCCCCAAGGGCAGCGATCTGGTGGCACCGATCAATGCAGCCATCGCCGCAATGGAGGCAGACGGCACGCTGGATGCGCTGAACACCAAATGGTTCCTTGAGTATAAGCTCGGCGGGTAA